Proteins from a single region of Gasterosteus aculeatus chromosome 20, fGasAcu3.hap1.1, whole genome shotgun sequence:
- the kif13a gene encoding kinesin-like protein KIF13A isoform X3 gives MSDSKVKVAVRVRPMNRREIELKTKCVVDMEDNQTVLHPPPSSAKGDNRKQSKVFAFDHCFWSMDEANVPKYAGQEVVFKCLGEGILENAFQGYNACIFAYGQTGSGKSFSMMGNGDQPGLIPRLCCSLFERVHREENEGHTFKVEVSYMEIYNEKVRDLLDPKGSRQSLKVREHKVLGPYVDGLSQLAVTNFEDIEVLMSEGNKSRTVAATNMNEESSRSHAVFSIIVTQTLYDLQSGNSGEKVSKLSLVDLAGSERVSKTGAAGERLKEGSNINKSLTTLGCVISALADQSAGKGKAKFVPYRDSVLTWLLKDNLGGNSKTAMIATVSPSADNYEETLSTLRYADRAKRIVNHAVVNEDPNARIIRELREEVEKLKVQLSQAESLKAPELKEKLHESEKLIQEMTVTWEEKLRKTEEIATERQKQLESMGISLETSGIKVGEDKCFLVNLNADPALNELLVYYLKEHTRVGADTSQDIQLFGIGIQPKHCVLELCPDGDVTLMPVGNASTCVNGSMIDSLVHLWHGDRILWGNNHFFRINLPARKRRDRLKELDRASPRESFVEADVETASEASSEQDYSYEFAQMEVMMKTLGNNDPMQNVVQVLEKQYLEEKRTALEEQRVMYERELESLRQQLTPEKTQQHKRSSSERLAFPMHAAHGKLRLWTEERDELFRRSLSRLREQVVKANTLVREANFLSEEMNKLTDYQVTLQIPAANLSANRKRGAIVSEPAIQVRRKGKGTQVWTIERLENKLVDMRDHYRDWKEGAEEMYNKANSKHCDPFYEAQENHNLIGVANIFLECLFHDVKLQYAVPIISQQGEVAGRLHIELMRVSGVVPERLSGGDDSSENSSESSCYEVMDTNGDIVHIAKRLTCRVRIREATGLPINLSNFVFCQYTFWENGEPTVAPPMVSPDLPSPRSPDAQFTVQFDHCKDYIVHVTDEFLEFISDGALAIEVWGHRCAGNGRSLWELDALEAKTQTLRDRWSEVSRRIELGTSIQELNEQGEYSSVELLPGKDISTGGVFQLRQGHSRRLQVCVKPVQNSGTLPLLVEALVSVSIGCVSARSTKLQRPLDSYQEEDLNCVRERWSEALIKRREYLDEQIKKIINKQEKSEEDIEREARLVEQWVGLTEERNAVLVPASGSGIPGAPADWTPPAGVEAHIPVLFLDLNADNLTVNEQLTGPRAAGLNSILPKEHGSQFFYLPIIRHSDEEVSAVCSWDSSIHDSVHLNRITSPNERIYLIIKATVQLSHPASMELVLRKRIAVNIYNKQSFTQSLKRRMSLKNALYSCGVTYEIVSNIPKASEEPEERETLALMAARADSEQTQDGETYIEKYTRGVLEVENILSLERLRQAVTVKEALTTKGRHLRRSISTPNVQHSSCSKTDLTGCEDEDCKGYCDFNDGADCNPPEALLCTTPIKGRENPGLILENPTFFNSSPFKVLSPQPPKFLKCLLPVKEENKVKKVLEARPLLGQESMRSCVDSPALLPPPCPWRRPRAGSEGHCKPSTSTTPTSRQLSHTLPHTADSDEEEACVGMTLNLDQCPRDNSRFPPYIPEDFANFETYNASLENHEGLSPSRCESKGSRCGDGTGEREVPRSPTASSCTSGYFSNSASNATLSDMPFSASESSDHLSCTSRDPSDPAARGCTQTKSASVDRRDEQQTCPVPHNCVPSANQEFTDFKGAEDSIGDSDLEHFTGGWEHEGLDRGTRGTGNHSSSDASGVIDASVDNAGCVCVAVSRPDSPVVRPSVRAPVSAPDKAAAPSTAAPTAVARLPAAPSQRAGGEPPIEEPAQGDLPDGSPCPSPNPGSTEPSGDSSGEESTPVAQLPDWMAPGEQVWVGKRRGTVYYVGGVEFAKGIWIGVKLDMAVGKHNGTVQGRVYFRCPPGHGVFVKPSRLNRGPPCKDTEPQTLIR, from the exons GAAACAATCTAAG GTGTTTGCTTTTGACCACTGTTTCTGGTCCATGGATGAGGCCAACGTCCCCAAATATGCTG GTCAAGAGGTGGTGTTCAAGTGCCTTGGAGAGGGAATACTTGAAAACGCATTCCAGGGATATAATGCCTGCATATTTGCCTATGGACAAACAG GTTCAGGCAAGTCCTTTTCCATGATGGGTAATGGGGATCAGCCGGGTTTGATCCCTCGACTCTGCTGCTCGCTGTTCGAGAGGGTCCACAGAGAGGAGAACGAGGGCCATACTTTTAAGGTGGAGGTGTCCTACATGGAGATCTACAATGAGAAGGTCCGGGACCTTCTGGATCCCAAAGG gAGCCGACAGTCCCTTAAAGTTCGGGAACACAAAGTCTTGGGTCCATACGTGGATGGTCTATCTCAGCTGGCTGTAACCAACTTTGAG GACATTGAGGTGTTGATGTCAGAGGGCAACAAATCTCGCACAGTTGCAGCCACCAACATGAACGAGGAGAGCAGTCGATCACATGCCGTGTTCAGTATAAttgtcacacaaacactttatgATCTACAGTCTGGG AATTCAGGGGAGAAAGTGAGCAAGTTGAGTCTGGTCGACCTGGCGGGAAGTGAGCGAGTGTCTAAGACTGGAGCGGCTGGAGAACGACTCAAAGAGGGCAGCAATATTAACAA GTCTCTCACCACGTTAGGCTGCGTGATTTCTGCTCTCGCTGACCAGTCTGCAGGAAAGGGGAAAGCCAAGTTTGTGCCCTACAGAGACTCAGTCCTCACCTGGCTGCTGAAG GACAACCTTGGCGGCAACAGCAAGACGGCCATGATAGCCACAGTGAGTCCATCGGCTGATAACTACGAGGAGACTCTTTCCACGCTACGCTATGCAGACCGAGCCAAGAGAATCGTCAACCACGCCGTGGTGAACGAAGATCCCAACGCTCGGATCATCAGAGAGCTCAGGGAAGAGGTTGAGAAGCTCAAAGTTCAACTCTCTCAGGCCGAG TCATTGAAGGCTCCTGAGCTGAAGGAGAAACTGCACGAGTCTGAGAAGCTCATTCAGGAGATGACTGTCACCTGGGAGGAGAAACTAAGAAAGACAGAGGAGATTGCCACT GAACGCCAGAAGCAGCTAGAGAGCATGGGCATCTCTCTGGAAACATCGGGGATTAAAGTGGGTGAAGACAAGTGTTTTCTGGTTAATCTCAATGCTGATCCTGCCCTCAATGAGCTACTGGTCTACTATCTGAAG GAGCACACGCGTGTGGGCGCCGACACTTCTCAGGACATCCAGCTCTTTGGGATCGGCATCCAGCCGAAGCACTGCGTCCTGGAGCTCTGCCCGGATGGTGATGTCACCCTGATGCCCGTAGGGAATGCCAG CACCTGTGTGAACGGCTCAATGATTGATTCTTTGGTGCACCTGTGGCATGGAGATCGTATCTTATGGGGGAACAATCACTTCTTCAG GATTAATCTGCCTGCACGAAAGCGGCGGGACCGTTTAAAGGAGCTGGACAGAGCTTCCCCGAGGGAGAGCTTTGTCGAGGCAGACGTGGAGACCGCCAGCGAGGCGTCTTCAGAACAGGACTACAGCTACGAGTTTGCTCAGATGGAGGTCATGATGAAGACTCTGGGGAACAACG ACCCCATGCAGAATGTGGTCCAGGTGCTGGAGAAGCAGTACCTCGAGGAGAAGCGTACggctctggaggagcagagagtgATGTACGAACGAGAGCTGGAGTCGCTTCGGCAACAGCTGACTCCCGAAAAAACGCAGCAACACAaacgcagcagcagcgagcGCCTGGCCTTCCCAATGCACGCGGCACACGGCAAGCTGCGACTGTGGACCGAGGAGCG GGATGAGCTTTTTCGGCGGAGTCTTTCTCGACTCAGGGAGCAGGTTGTGAAAGCCAACACCTTGGTGCGAGAAGCCAACTTCTTGTCAGAGGAGATGAACAAACTGACGGACTATCAGGTCACCCTTCAGATTCCCGCCGCTAACCTCAGCGCTAACCGCAAG CGTGGAGCAATAGTGAGCGAGCCGGCCATTCAGGTACGGAGAAAGGGAAAGGGGACCCAGGTGTGGACCATTGAGAGGCTAGAAAACAAACTGGTGGATATGAGAGACCACTACAGGGACTGGAAGGAAGGCGCAGAGGAGATG TACAACAAGGCCAACAGTAAGCACTGTGATCCATTCTATGAGGCGCAAGAGAACCATAACCTGATAGGAGTGGCCAACATTTTTCTGGAGTGCCTTTTCCATGATGTCAAGCTGCAATATGCAGTCCCCATCATCAGCCAACAAGGAGAG GTGGCAGGCAGGTTGCACATTGAGCTGATGCGAGTCAGTGGAGTCGTACCAGAGCGCCTGTCTGGGGGAGACGACTCGTCAGAGAACTCCAGTGAGAGTAGCTGCTATGAGGTGATGGACACCAACGGGGACATCGTCCACATAGCCAAGAGGCTTACATGCAGG GTGCGGATCAGGGAGGCCACAGGTTTGCCAATCAACCTGTCCAACTTTGTCTTTTGTCAATACACCTTCTGGGAGAACGGTGAGCCCACTGTGGCTCCTCCCATGGTCAGCCCAGATTTACCTTCCCCTCGAAGCCCAGATGCCCAGTTTACGGTCCAGTTTGATCACTGCAAG GACTACATCGTGCATGTGACGGATGAGTTTTTGGAGTTCATATCAGATGGAGCATTGGCCATAGAAGTGTGGGGTCACCGCTGTGCCGGGAACGGACGGTCGCTCTGGGAGTTGGACGCACTGGAGGCTAAGACCCAGACGCTCCGGGACAG GTGGAGTGAGGTGTCTCGCAGAATCGAGCTGGGGACGTCCATCCAAGAGCTGAACGAACAGGGAGAGTACTCATCGGTGGAGCTGCTCCCTGGCAAAGACATCAGCACCGGAGGTGTCTTCCAACTCCGACAG GGTCACTCTAGGAGGCTGCAGGTTTGTGTGAAGCCGGTCCAGAACTCAGGGACTCtgcctctgctggtggaggcgtTGGTGTCCGTCTCTATCGGCTGTGTGTCTGCTCGCTCCACCAAACTACAGAGACCACTCGATAGCTACCAG GAGGAAGATCTCAACTGTGTCAGAGAGCGCTGGTCCGAGGCGCTGATCAAACGTCGGGAGTACCTCGATGAACAAATCAAGAAAATCATCAACAAACAAG AGAAGTCGGAGGAGGATATTGAGCGTGAGGCTCGGCTGGTGGAGCAGTGGGTGGGTCTGACTGAAGAGAGGAACGCTGTGCTGGTACCGGCATCTGGCAGTGGCATCCCCGGAGCGCCCGCCGACTG GACCCCACCTGCAGGAGTGGAAGCTCACATCCCCGTTCTCTTCCTTGATTTAAATG CGGATAATCTGACAGTAAATGAGCAGCTGACAGGCCCTCGTGCTGCCGGCCTTAACTCTATTCTGCCCAAGGAGCATGGGAGCCAGTTCTTCTATCTGCCCATCATCAGGCACAGTGATGAGGAG GTGTCGGCGGTTTGCTCTTGGGACTCGTCCATCCACGATTCCGTGCACCTCAACCGCATAACATCTCCCAACGAACGCATTTATCTGATCATCAAAGCCACTGTGCAGCTCAGCCACCCTGCCTCCATGGAGCTGGTACTCCGCAAGAGGATCGCTGTCAACATCTACAACAAACAG agtTTCACTCAGAGTCTCAAGAGAAGAATGTCCTTAAAGAACGCTCTTTATTCCTGCGGTGTGACTTATGAGATTGTTTCCAACATACCAAAG GCCTCAGAGGAGCCAGAGGAAAGGGAAACCTTGGCTCTCATGGCAGCTCGTGCAGATAGTGAGCAGACGCAGGATGGAGAAACCTACATAGAGAAGTACACACGGGGAGTTCTGGAAGTGGAGAACATCCTTAGCCTGGAGAGGCTACGACAG GCTGTCACTGTGAAGGAAGCGCTCACAACCAAGGGACGACACCTGAGAAGAAGTATCAGCACACCAAATGTACAGCAT TCTTCGTGTAGTAAAACAGACCTGACCGGCTGTGAGGATGAAGACTGCAAG GGCTACTGTGATTTTAATGACGGCGCCGACTGCAATCCCCCAGAGGCCTTGCTTTGCACCACACCCATCAAAGGCAGGGAGAACCCAG GTTTGATTCTGGAGAACCCCACGTTTTTCAACTCCAGCCCCTTCAAAGTCCTCTCCCCTCAGCCCCCTAAGTTCCTCAAGTGCCTGCTGCCTGTTAAAGAGGagaacaaggtgaagaaggtcCTGGAGGCCCGGCCGCTGCTGGGACAAGAG AGCATGCGCTCATGTGTGGACAGCCCTGCActgctcccccctccctgcccctgGCGTCGGCCCAGGGCAGGCAGCGAGGGCCACTGCAAGccttccacctccaccactCCCACCAGCAGACAGCTCAGCCACACACTACCACACACTGCT GATtctgatgaggaggaggcgtgCGTGGGCATGACTCTGAATCTGGACCAGTGTCCTCGGGACAACAGCCGCTTCCCGCCTTACATCCCAGAGGACTTTGCAAACTTTGAGACCTACAACGCCAGTCTGGAGAACCACGAAGGGCTTTCGCCCTCCCGGTGTGAGTCGAAGGGAAGCCGGTGTGGCGACGGGACCGGAGAGCGGGAGGTGCCCCGCAGCCCCACAGCCAGCAGTTGCACCAGTGGCTACTTTTCAAACAGCGCCTCCAACGCGACGCTGTCCGACATGCCTTTCAGTGCCAGTGAGAGCTCCGACCACCTCAGCTGCACCTCCAGAGACCCCAGCGACCCTGCCGCAAGAGGCTGCACGCAAACCAAAAGTGCTTCTGTGGACCGCAGGGACGAGCAGCAGACGTGCCCCGTGCCGCACAACTGTGTTCCCAGCGCCAACCAGGAGTTCACTGACTTTAAAGGGGCAGAGGACAGTATCGGAGACAGCGATTTAGAGCATTTTACAGGTGGATGGGAGCACGAGGGTTTGGACAGAGGAACACGTGGCACCGGCAATCACAGCTCCTCCGACGCCTCCGGTGTTATCGACGCATCCGTGGACAAcgcagggtgtgtttgtgtagctgtGTCCCGCCCCGACTCCCCCGTAGTGCGCCCTTCAGTCAGAGCCCCAGTATCTGCGCCTGACAAAGCAGCGGCTCCATCCACAGCGGCACCAACCGCAGTTGCACGTTTACCTGCAGCCCCGAGTCAGCGAGCGGGAGGAGAACCTCCGATCGAGGAGCCGGCCCAGGGAGATCTGCCCGACGGGAGTCCCTGTCCCAGCCCCAACCCCGGCAGCACAGAGCCGTCAGGAGATTCCAGCGGAGAGGAGAGCACCCCTGTGGCTCAGCTTCCTGACTGGATGGCACCAGGGGAGCAGGTGTGGGTGGGGAAAAGGAGAGGCACAGTCTACTACGTCGGAGGGGTGGAGTTTGCAAAGGGGATCTGGATCGGCGTAAAGCTTGACATGGCAGTGG GTAAGCACAACGGGACTGTCCAGGGCAGAGTTTACTTCCGCTGCCCCCCCGGGCACGGCGTGTTTGTGAAGCCGTCTCGTCTCAACAGAGGGCCGCCCTGCAAGGACACAGAACCCCAGACTCTGATCAGATAG
- the kif13a gene encoding kinesin-like protein KIF13A isoform X8 yields the protein MSDSKVKVAVRVRPMNRREIELKTKCVVDMEDNQTVLHPPPSSAKGDNRKQSKVFAFDHCFWSMDEANVPKYAGQEVVFKCLGEGILENAFQGYNACIFAYGQTGSGKSFSMMGNGDQPGLIPRLCCSLFERVHREENEGHTFKVEVSYMEIYNEKVRDLLDPKGSRQSLKVREHKVLGPYVDGLSQLAVTNFEDIEVLMSEGNKSRTVAATNMNEESSRSHAVFSIIVTQTLYDLQSGNSGEKVSKLSLVDLAGSERVSKTGAAGERLKEGSNINKSLTTLGCVISALADQSAGKGKAKFVPYRDSVLTWLLKDNLGGNSKTAMIATVSPSADNYEETLSTLRYADRAKRIVNHAVVNEDPNARIIRELREEVEKLKVQLSQAESLKAPELKEKLHESEKLIQEMTVTWEEKLRKTEEIATERQKQLESMGISLETSGIKVGEDKCFLVNLNADPALNELLVYYLKEHTRVGADTSQDIQLFGIGIQPKHCVLELCPDGDVTLMPVGNASTCVNGSMIDSLVHLWHGDRILWGNNHFFRINLPARKRRDRLKELDRASPRESFVEADVETASEASSEQDYSYEFAQMEVMMKTLGNNDPMQNVVQVLEKQYLEEKRTALEEQRVMYERELESLRQQLTPEKTQQHKRSSSERLAFPMHAAHGKLRLWTEERDELFRRSLSRLREQVVKANTLVREANFLSEEMNKLTDYQVTLQIPAANLSANRKRGAIVSEPAIQVRRKGKGTQVWTIERLENKLVDMRDHYRDWKEGAEEMYNKANSKHCDPFYEAQENHNLIGVANIFLECLFHDVKLQYAVPIISQQGEVAGRLHIELMRVSGVVPERLSGGDDSSENSSESSCYEVMDTNGDIVHIAKRLTCRVRIREATGLPINLSNFVFCQYTFWENGEPTVAPPMVSPDLPSPRSPDAQFTVQFDHCKDYIVHVTDEFLEFISDGALAIEVWGHRCAGNGRSLWELDALEAKTQTLRDRWSEVSRRIELGTSIQELNEQGEYSSVELLPGKDISTGGVFQLRQGHSRRLQVCVKPVQNSGTLPLLVEALVSVSIGCVSARSTKLQRPLDSYQEEDLNCVRERWSEALIKRREYLDEQIKKIINKQEKSEEDIEREARLVEQWVGLTEERNAVLVPASGSGIPGAPADWTPPAGVEAHIPVLFLDLNADNLTVNEQLTGPRAAGLNSILPKEHGSQFFYLPIIRHSDEEVSAVCSWDSSIHDSVHLNRITSPNERIYLIIKATVQLSHPASMELVLRKRIAVNIYNKQSFTQSLKRRMSLKNALYSCGVTYEIVSNIPKASEEPEERETLALMAARADSEQTQDGETYIEKYTRGVLEVENILSLERLRQAVTVKEALTTKGRHLRRSISTPNVQHSSCSKTDLTGCEDEDCKGYCDFNDGADCNPPEALLCTTPIKGRENPGLILENPTFFNSSPFKVLSPQPPKFLKCLLPVKEENKVKKVLEARPLLGQEDSDEEEACVGMTLNLDQCPRDNSRFPPYIPEDFANFETYNASLENHEGLSPSRCESKGSRCGDGTGEREVPRSPTASSCTSGYFSNSASNATLSDMPFSASESSDHLSCTSRDPSDPAARGCTQTKSASVDRRDEQQTCPVPHNCVPSANQEFTDFKGAEDSIGDSDLEHFTGGWEHEGLDRGTRGTGNHSSSDASGVIDASVDNAGCVCVAVSRPDSPVVRPSVRAPVSAPDKAAAPSTAAPTAVARLPAAPSQRAGGEPPIEEPAQGDLPDGSPCPSPNPGSTEPSGDSSGEESTPVAQLPDWMAPGEQVWVGKRRGTVYYVGGVEFAKGIWIGVKLDMAVGKHNGTVQGRVYFRCPPGHGVFVKPSRLNRGPPCKDTEPQTLIR from the exons GAAACAATCTAAG GTGTTTGCTTTTGACCACTGTTTCTGGTCCATGGATGAGGCCAACGTCCCCAAATATGCTG GTCAAGAGGTGGTGTTCAAGTGCCTTGGAGAGGGAATACTTGAAAACGCATTCCAGGGATATAATGCCTGCATATTTGCCTATGGACAAACAG GTTCAGGCAAGTCCTTTTCCATGATGGGTAATGGGGATCAGCCGGGTTTGATCCCTCGACTCTGCTGCTCGCTGTTCGAGAGGGTCCACAGAGAGGAGAACGAGGGCCATACTTTTAAGGTGGAGGTGTCCTACATGGAGATCTACAATGAGAAGGTCCGGGACCTTCTGGATCCCAAAGG gAGCCGACAGTCCCTTAAAGTTCGGGAACACAAAGTCTTGGGTCCATACGTGGATGGTCTATCTCAGCTGGCTGTAACCAACTTTGAG GACATTGAGGTGTTGATGTCAGAGGGCAACAAATCTCGCACAGTTGCAGCCACCAACATGAACGAGGAGAGCAGTCGATCACATGCCGTGTTCAGTATAAttgtcacacaaacactttatgATCTACAGTCTGGG AATTCAGGGGAGAAAGTGAGCAAGTTGAGTCTGGTCGACCTGGCGGGAAGTGAGCGAGTGTCTAAGACTGGAGCGGCTGGAGAACGACTCAAAGAGGGCAGCAATATTAACAA GTCTCTCACCACGTTAGGCTGCGTGATTTCTGCTCTCGCTGACCAGTCTGCAGGAAAGGGGAAAGCCAAGTTTGTGCCCTACAGAGACTCAGTCCTCACCTGGCTGCTGAAG GACAACCTTGGCGGCAACAGCAAGACGGCCATGATAGCCACAGTGAGTCCATCGGCTGATAACTACGAGGAGACTCTTTCCACGCTACGCTATGCAGACCGAGCCAAGAGAATCGTCAACCACGCCGTGGTGAACGAAGATCCCAACGCTCGGATCATCAGAGAGCTCAGGGAAGAGGTTGAGAAGCTCAAAGTTCAACTCTCTCAGGCCGAG TCATTGAAGGCTCCTGAGCTGAAGGAGAAACTGCACGAGTCTGAGAAGCTCATTCAGGAGATGACTGTCACCTGGGAGGAGAAACTAAGAAAGACAGAGGAGATTGCCACT GAACGCCAGAAGCAGCTAGAGAGCATGGGCATCTCTCTGGAAACATCGGGGATTAAAGTGGGTGAAGACAAGTGTTTTCTGGTTAATCTCAATGCTGATCCTGCCCTCAATGAGCTACTGGTCTACTATCTGAAG GAGCACACGCGTGTGGGCGCCGACACTTCTCAGGACATCCAGCTCTTTGGGATCGGCATCCAGCCGAAGCACTGCGTCCTGGAGCTCTGCCCGGATGGTGATGTCACCCTGATGCCCGTAGGGAATGCCAG CACCTGTGTGAACGGCTCAATGATTGATTCTTTGGTGCACCTGTGGCATGGAGATCGTATCTTATGGGGGAACAATCACTTCTTCAG GATTAATCTGCCTGCACGAAAGCGGCGGGACCGTTTAAAGGAGCTGGACAGAGCTTCCCCGAGGGAGAGCTTTGTCGAGGCAGACGTGGAGACCGCCAGCGAGGCGTCTTCAGAACAGGACTACAGCTACGAGTTTGCTCAGATGGAGGTCATGATGAAGACTCTGGGGAACAACG ACCCCATGCAGAATGTGGTCCAGGTGCTGGAGAAGCAGTACCTCGAGGAGAAGCGTACggctctggaggagcagagagtgATGTACGAACGAGAGCTGGAGTCGCTTCGGCAACAGCTGACTCCCGAAAAAACGCAGCAACACAaacgcagcagcagcgagcGCCTGGCCTTCCCAATGCACGCGGCACACGGCAAGCTGCGACTGTGGACCGAGGAGCG GGATGAGCTTTTTCGGCGGAGTCTTTCTCGACTCAGGGAGCAGGTTGTGAAAGCCAACACCTTGGTGCGAGAAGCCAACTTCTTGTCAGAGGAGATGAACAAACTGACGGACTATCAGGTCACCCTTCAGATTCCCGCCGCTAACCTCAGCGCTAACCGCAAG CGTGGAGCAATAGTGAGCGAGCCGGCCATTCAGGTACGGAGAAAGGGAAAGGGGACCCAGGTGTGGACCATTGAGAGGCTAGAAAACAAACTGGTGGATATGAGAGACCACTACAGGGACTGGAAGGAAGGCGCAGAGGAGATG TACAACAAGGCCAACAGTAAGCACTGTGATCCATTCTATGAGGCGCAAGAGAACCATAACCTGATAGGAGTGGCCAACATTTTTCTGGAGTGCCTTTTCCATGATGTCAAGCTGCAATATGCAGTCCCCATCATCAGCCAACAAGGAGAG GTGGCAGGCAGGTTGCACATTGAGCTGATGCGAGTCAGTGGAGTCGTACCAGAGCGCCTGTCTGGGGGAGACGACTCGTCAGAGAACTCCAGTGAGAGTAGCTGCTATGAGGTGATGGACACCAACGGGGACATCGTCCACATAGCCAAGAGGCTTACATGCAGG GTGCGGATCAGGGAGGCCACAGGTTTGCCAATCAACCTGTCCAACTTTGTCTTTTGTCAATACACCTTCTGGGAGAACGGTGAGCCCACTGTGGCTCCTCCCATGGTCAGCCCAGATTTACCTTCCCCTCGAAGCCCAGATGCCCAGTTTACGGTCCAGTTTGATCACTGCAAG GACTACATCGTGCATGTGACGGATGAGTTTTTGGAGTTCATATCAGATGGAGCATTGGCCATAGAAGTGTGGGGTCACCGCTGTGCCGGGAACGGACGGTCGCTCTGGGAGTTGGACGCACTGGAGGCTAAGACCCAGACGCTCCGGGACAG GTGGAGTGAGGTGTCTCGCAGAATCGAGCTGGGGACGTCCATCCAAGAGCTGAACGAACAGGGAGAGTACTCATCGGTGGAGCTGCTCCCTGGCAAAGACATCAGCACCGGAGGTGTCTTCCAACTCCGACAG GGTCACTCTAGGAGGCTGCAGGTTTGTGTGAAGCCGGTCCAGAACTCAGGGACTCtgcctctgctggtggaggcgtTGGTGTCCGTCTCTATCGGCTGTGTGTCTGCTCGCTCCACCAAACTACAGAGACCACTCGATAGCTACCAG GAGGAAGATCTCAACTGTGTCAGAGAGCGCTGGTCCGAGGCGCTGATCAAACGTCGGGAGTACCTCGATGAACAAATCAAGAAAATCATCAACAAACAAG AGAAGTCGGAGGAGGATATTGAGCGTGAGGCTCGGCTGGTGGAGCAGTGGGTGGGTCTGACTGAAGAGAGGAACGCTGTGCTGGTACCGGCATCTGGCAGTGGCATCCCCGGAGCGCCCGCCGACTG GACCCCACCTGCAGGAGTGGAAGCTCACATCCCCGTTCTCTTCCTTGATTTAAATG CGGATAATCTGACAGTAAATGAGCAGCTGACAGGCCCTCGTGCTGCCGGCCTTAACTCTATTCTGCCCAAGGAGCATGGGAGCCAGTTCTTCTATCTGCCCATCATCAGGCACAGTGATGAGGAG GTGTCGGCGGTTTGCTCTTGGGACTCGTCCATCCACGATTCCGTGCACCTCAACCGCATAACATCTCCCAACGAACGCATTTATCTGATCATCAAAGCCACTGTGCAGCTCAGCCACCCTGCCTCCATGGAGCTGGTACTCCGCAAGAGGATCGCTGTCAACATCTACAACAAACAG agtTTCACTCAGAGTCTCAAGAGAAGAATGTCCTTAAAGAACGCTCTTTATTCCTGCGGTGTGACTTATGAGATTGTTTCCAACATACCAAAG GCCTCAGAGGAGCCAGAGGAAAGGGAAACCTTGGCTCTCATGGCAGCTCGTGCAGATAGTGAGCAGACGCAGGATGGAGAAACCTACATAGAGAAGTACACACGGGGAGTTCTGGAAGTGGAGAACATCCTTAGCCTGGAGAGGCTACGACAG GCTGTCACTGTGAAGGAAGCGCTCACAACCAAGGGACGACACCTGAGAAGAAGTATCAGCACACCAAATGTACAGCAT TCTTCGTGTAGTAAAACAGACCTGACCGGCTGTGAGGATGAAGACTGCAAG GGCTACTGTGATTTTAATGACGGCGCCGACTGCAATCCCCCAGAGGCCTTGCTTTGCACCACACCCATCAAAGGCAGGGAGAACCCAG GTTTGATTCTGGAGAACCCCACGTTTTTCAACTCCAGCCCCTTCAAAGTCCTCTCCCCTCAGCCCCCTAAGTTCCTCAAGTGCCTGCTGCCTGTTAAAGAGGagaacaaggtgaagaaggtcCTGGAGGCCCGGCCGCTGCTGGGACAAGAG GATtctgatgaggaggaggcgtgCGTGGGCATGACTCTGAATCTGGACCAGTGTCCTCGGGACAACAGCCGCTTCCCGCCTTACATCCCAGAGGACTTTGCAAACTTTGAGACCTACAACGCCAGTCTGGAGAACCACGAAGGGCTTTCGCCCTCCCGGTGTGAGTCGAAGGGAAGCCGGTGTGGCGACGGGACCGGAGAGCGGGAGGTGCCCCGCAGCCCCACAGCCAGCAGTTGCACCAGTGGCTACTTTTCAAACAGCGCCTCCAACGCGACGCTGTCCGACATGCCTTTCAGTGCCAGTGAGAGCTCCGACCACCTCAGCTGCACCTCCAGAGACCCCAGCGACCCTGCCGCAAGAGGCTGCACGCAAACCAAAAGTGCTTCTGTGGACCGCAGGGACGAGCAGCAGACGTGCCCCGTGCCGCACAACTGTGTTCCCAGCGCCAACCAGGAGTTCACTGACTTTAAAGGGGCAGAGGACAGTATCGGAGACAGCGATTTAGAGCATTTTACAGGTGGATGGGAGCACGAGGGTTTGGACAGAGGAACACGTGGCACCGGCAATCACAGCTCCTCCGACGCCTCCGGTGTTATCGACGCATCCGTGGACAAcgcagggtgtgtttgtgtagctgtGTCCCGCCCCGACTCCCCCGTAGTGCGCCCTTCAGTCAGAGCCCCAGTATCTGCGCCTGACAAAGCAGCGGCTCCATCCACAGCGGCACCAACCGCAGTTGCACGTTTACCTGCAGCCCCGAGTCAGCGAGCGGGAGGAGAACCTCCGATCGAGGAGCCGGCCCAGGGAGATCTGCCCGACGGGAGTCCCTGTCCCAGCCCCAACCCCGGCAGCACAGAGCCGTCAGGAGATTCCAGCGGAGAGGAGAGCACCCCTGTGGCTCAGCTTCCTGACTGGATGGCACCAGGGGAGCAGGTGTGGGTGGGGAAAAGGAGAGGCACAGTCTACTACGTCGGAGGGGTGGAGTTTGCAAAGGGGATCTGGATCGGCGTAAAGCTTGACATGGCAGTGG GTAAGCACAACGGGACTGTCCAGGGCAGAGTTTACTTCCGCTGCCCCCCCGGGCACGGCGTGTTTGTGAAGCCGTCTCGTCTCAACAGAGGGCCGCCCTGCAAGGACACAGAACCCCAGACTCTGATCAGATAG